The sequence below is a genomic window from Rhodococcus sp. 4CII.
GGTGCGCCAATGGAAATTGTCGCCGATGGACATTGCCTCGCTGGACAAATGGTCGGCTTATACCGCAGCCAAAGAGGATATGTTTCGTTTCACCGATACCGATATCACACCGTGGACTGTCATCAAGAGCAACGACAAGAAAAGGGCCCGTATCAATGGCACGAAGTATGTTTTGTCGCTGTTCGATTACGAGAACAAGGACCTCGGCGTGGTCGGCACGGTAGATCCGCTGGTAGTAGCACGTGCGAATGAGGTAATTGAGGAATAACCAGGCAATCAAACAGTGGACGCCTGCGTAACAGTTCGAAATGTTATGAAATTTTTCTTTGGCTGATGCTTCACGTCCGGTACAAAGGACGAAGCGTCATGAAGGGCGCGGAGCAAAACCCAACACGACGATCAGGAGTTTTTATGTTCTCTTCGGAAATCATGAGCTTTCTGCAGATCATTCAGACCCTGCTGCCCCTCCTCTCCGGATCAATGGGGGGATAGACCCGAACTTCACTGACACTGGGGCCCACATGCGACACTGTGGGCCCCAGTTCGGTGCTCGGACAGTGTGCGAGCAGCGCCCAGACGGAAGGTGAAGGATGGTCAACCGCACTGCAGCGGGTAGGTACGGGGTCAGGGTGGCGCTCGCGGTCGCGCTGACGGCGGCGATTCCCTGCCTCGGAGTCCAGGCGTCCGCCTCCGCCGATCCCGCGGAGGCCACGGCCGTCGCGGACGGTGGCTCCCACCTGGTGAGCACCGACCGGATCGACGACCGCCAGTTGACCATGCACGTGTACTCGGCGTCGATGGACCGGGACATCCCGTTGCGGGTGATCACTCCCGCGGACACGAGCGCACCGAGGCCCACGCTGTACCTGCTCAACGGTGCGGGCGGCGGGGAGGACTCCGCCACGTGGCAGGCCAAGACCGACGTCGTCGGCTTCTTCGCCGACAAGAACGTCAACGTCGTCACGCCCATGGAGGGCGCGTTCAGTTACTACACGGACTGGGAGAAGACCGACCCGGAACTGGGCAACAACAAGTGGACGACGTTCCTCACGCAGGAACTGCCGCCGATCGTCGACTCGGCGCTCGGAACCGACGGCGTCAATTCGATCGCCGGTATCTCGATGGCGGGTAGCTCCGTGCTGAGTCTGGCGCAGGCGGCTCCCGACCTCTACAAGAGCGTCGGGGCCTACAGCGGCTGCGCGATGACGAGCACCGACCCCGGCCGCACGTACGTACGCATGGTCGTCGAGGGCCGCGGTGGCGGCGACAGCTCCAACATGTGGGGACCGATCGACGGACCGGGCTGGGCGGCCAACGACCCGTACATCAACGCGGAGAAGCTGCGCGGCCTCGACATCTACGTCAGCAACGGCACGGGTCTTCCCGGCCCCGGCGACCAGCTGAACGGACCGGGGATCAACGGGGACGTCGGCACGCTCGCCAACCAGATCCTCCTCGGCGGCGCCATCGAAGCCGCCACCAACCAGTGCACCCACGCCCTGGCCGACAAGCTGAACGAACTGCAGATCCCCGCGACGTTCGACTTCCGGCCCACCGGCACGCACTCGTGGTCGTACTGGGAAGAAGACCTCCACAAGTCGTGGCCGATGCTCGCAGCGTCGATCGGCTTGTAGCGTCCGGTCTCGGAAACGACTCGACCCCCGCAGATCCCGGATCTGCGGGGGTCGAGCCGTCTAGTCTGACGAAGTGGAGACCGTACCGATCCAGATGCCCGACGGAACCACCACTCCGGTCCGCCTGTTTCCCGGACCCGACGAGGCCCCCGTGGTCGTGGTGTTTCCCGGTCTGGGAATTCCCGCCGGCTACTACGAACCGTTCGCCGAGGAACTGGTGTCCCGCGGTTTCAACGCGGCGATCGGCGAGCTCCGCGGGCAGGGCGACAGTCGCCCCCGCCCGAGCAGTTCCAGCACGTACGGCTACCAGGAACTGGTGTCCCTCGACTTTCCCGCGATCTTCGAAGTGGTGCGGGAACGGTTTCCCGCGGCGACGCCGTTCCTGTTGGGCCACAGCATGGGCGGTCAGCTCGGCGTGATGTACGCCGCCCGGATCCGGGGCCGGCTCGGCGGGATCGTGCTCGTCGCGTCGGGGTCGCCGTATCACCGAGGATTTCCCGGGATACACGCCCCGCGGCTGCTGGTGGGTGCTGCGGCGATGTCGATGACGGCCAATCTGGCGGGGTTCTGGCCCGGCGACAAACTCGATATCGGCGGGTTCGGGCGGCAGTCGAAGGTGCTCATCACCGATTGGTCGCGATTCGCCCGCACCGGCAAGATCGAACCCGACGGTGCCGACATCGACTACGAGGAACGCATCGCGCGGCTGAAGCTGCCCGTGCTGTCCGTGACCGTCGAGGGTGACGATCTGGCGCCGGCGTCGTCAGCGAAGAACCTCCTCGCGAAGCTGCCGAACGCCGACGTCACCCTGTGGCACCAGCCGCAGCCCCTGGGCCACAACGGATGGATCCGCGACCCGGCGAGCACCGTCGACCGGATCGCGGAGTGGATCCACGACCACACCTGACCCGTGAGTACTTCTCAACCGCCGGCGGTTGAGAAGTACTCACGGCAGGTACTCACGGGCGGGTGAGCATCTCCCACAAGAACGTGAAGGTCAGGGCTGACTTGAATGCGGCCTGCGCGTTGTCGGCGGCGCCGCCGTGGCCGCCCTCGATGTTCTCGTAATACCAGACCTCGTGGCCCTGCTCCTCGAGCAGTGCGGTCATCTTGCGGGCGTGGCCCGGGTGAACGCGGTCGTCCCGGGTGGACGTGGTGACGAGAATCGGCGGGTAGTCCGCGGTCGCGTCGGTGTTCTGATACGGCGAGTATTCGCTGATGAACTTCCAGTCGTCCGGGTCGTCCGGATCGCCGTATTCGGCCATCCACGACGCCCCGGCGAGGAGCAGGTGGTACCGCTTCATGTCGAGGAGCGGCACCTGGCACACGATCGCCCCGAACAGTTCCGGGTAGCGGGTCAGCATGACGCCCATGAGAAGTCCGCCGTTGCTGCCGCCCTGGATCCCGAGTTGCTTCGACGTGGTGATGCCCCGGGCCACGAGGTCGCGGGCGACCGCGGCGAAGTCCTCGAACGCCTTGTGGCGGCCCTCGCGGATCGCCTGGGTGTGCCACGACGGACCGTATTCGCCGCCGCCGCGGATGTTCGCGACGACGTAGGCGCCGCCCCGTTCGAGCCACGCGAACCCGACCGAACCGCTGTACCCCGGAACCATCGAATTCTCGAAGCCGCCGTACCCGTACAGCATGGTGGGGCAGGGGCCCGTCACGTCGTCGCGGCGCACCACGAAATAGGGGATCTCGGTTCCGTCGTCGGACACCGCGAAATGCTGCGATACCGACATGCCGTCCGCGTCGAAGAACGACGGCGCCTGCTTCACCGCCTCCAACGGACCGCCGACTGTGCCGTACAGCAGGGTCGCCGGAGTCGTGAAGCCGCTGGAGTTGACGAAGAAGCTGTCGCCGGTGCGTGCATCGGTGCTGATGATCCCGCTCGCCGTCAGTTCGGGCACACCGTCGAGCGGCTTCTCCTCCCACCCCGTGTCGTTCGGGGTGAGCACCGACAGCTTGGTCTGAACGTCCGACAGTCGCACGAGGAGGAGGTGGTTCCGGGTCCACGTTCCCTGCTCGAGGGAGGTGTGCTCGTCCGGGGTGAACAGGGGAGTCAGCTCGCGTGACCCGGCGAGGAAGTCGGCGTAGTTCGCGGCGAGCAGCGACCCGGCCGGGTAGACGGTGCCGTCCACGTCCCAATCGGTGCGCGGACGGATGGTCAGCCACTCGCGGTACACGGACGAGCCCGCGTCGTCCGGGGTGTCGATCCGGACCTTCGACCCGTCCGGGAGCAGTTGGTAGCGCTCGGAGTTGTAGAAGTCCATGGACCGGCCGACGAAGTGCCGCTCGTATCCGGGGGTGTCGTCGTACGATGCGCCGACGGACACATCGGTGGTCTCGCCCTCGAAGACGGTGACCGCGTCGGCGAGCGGCGTGCCGCGATGCCAGCGCTTCGCGATCCTCGGGTAGCCGGAGTCGGTCATCGAGCCCTCGCCGAAATCGGTCCCGACGTACACGGTGTCCGTGTCGATCCAGCTGATGCTGGTCTTCGCCTCGGGGACGTCGAATGCGTCCTCGCCGCCGACGAATTCACGCTTCTCGATGTCGAATTCGCGTACCACGGACGCGTCGGCGCCACCCCGCGAGAACGACAGCAGGGCCCGCGTCTGCGCCGGTCGCAGCACGGTGGCGCCGGCCCACACCCAGTTCTCGTCCTCGCGGTCGGCGAGCGCGTCGACGTCGAGCAGAACGTCCCATTCGGGGGTGTCGGTGCGGTACTGCTCCAGCGTGGTGCGGCGCCAGATGCCGCGCTTGTGTTCGCCGTCGCGCCAGAAGTTGTACAGGTACTCGCCCCGCATCCCGGCGTAGGGGATCCGGTCGTCGGTGTCGAGGACGTCCAGGATCCGGCTTTCGAGCGCGGAGAACGCGGCGTTCTCGGTGTACTCGGCGAGGGTGCGGGCATTACGCTCCCGCACCCAGTCGAGTGATCGGTCCGCGGTGACATCTTCGAGCCAGAGGAAGGGATCCGTCATGACGTCATTCTTGCAGGAGGTGTTGTGCCTGGTCGCGGCGGCAAAGGTGTGACGGGTGAGGCTACTCGCGGGTAATACGACCGCGGTGCGACAGAGATTCCGGACGGGACTACCCTGAACAACCGTGACCTCACACTATGACGTCGTTGTCCTCGGAGCCGGTCCCGGTGGGTACGTCGCTGCTATCCGCGCGGCACAACTCGGACTGAGCACTGCCATCATCGAGCAGAAGTACTGGGGTGGTGTGTGCCTGAACGTGGGCTGCATCCCCTCGAAGGCTCTTCTCCGCAATGCCGAACTTGCGCATCTCTTCACAAAAGAGGCCAAGCTGTTCGGTATCTCGGGTGAGGCGTCCTTCGACTTCGGCGCCGCGTTCGATCGCAGCCGCAAGGTTGCCGAGGGCCGCGTCAAGGGCATTCACTTCTTGATGAAGAAGAACAAGATCCCCGAGTACGACGGCAAGGGCACCTTCACCGATGCCAACACCATCGAGGTCGAGCTCACCAAGGGTGGCACCGAGACGATCACGTTCGACAACGCGATCATCTCCACCGGCAGCACCACCAAGCTGCTGCCCGGCACCTCGCTGAGCAAGAACGTCGTCACCTACGAAGAGCAGATCATGACCCGGGAGCTGCCCGGATCGATCCTCATCGTCGGCGCCGGCGCGATCGGCATGGAGTTCGGGTACGTCCTGAAGAACTACGGGGTCGACGTCACCATCGTCGAGTTCCTCGACCGCGCGCTGCCCAACGAAGACGCGGACGTCTCCAAGGAAATCGAGAAGCAGTACAAGAAGCTGGGCGTCAAGGTTGTCACCGGCGCCGCCGTGCAGAGCATCGACGACGACGGCTCCAAGGTCACCGTCGCGATCAAGAACAACAAGTCCGGCGAGATCGAGACCGTCGTGGTCGACAAGGTCATGCAGTCCGTCGGCTTCGCCCCGCGCGTCGAGGGCTTCGGTCTGGAGAAGACCGGGGTGCAGCTCACCGACCGCGGTGCCATCGGCATCACCAACACGATGCAGACCAACGTGCCGCACATCTACGCCATCGGCGACGTGACGGCCAAGCTGCAGCTCGCGCACGTCGCGGAGGCGCAGGCCGTCGTCGCGGCCGAGACCATCGGTGGCGCGGAGACCCTGCCGATCGACGACTACCGGATGATGCCGCGCGCCACGTTCTGCCAGCCGCAGGTCGCGAGCTTCGGTCTGACCGAGCAGCAGGCCCGGGAAGAAGCTGCTGCCCGAGGTTCCGACATCAAGGTTGCGACGTTCCCGTTTGCCGCGAACGGCAAGGCGCACGGCCTCGGTGACGCCACCGGTTTCGTCAAGCTGATCGCTGACACGAAGTACGGCGAGCTGATCGGTGGACACCTCATCGGCCCCGACGTCTCCGAGTTGCTGCCCGAGCTGACCCTCGCGCAGAAGTGGGACCTCACCGTCAACGAGCTGGCCCGCAACGTGCACACGCACCCGACGCTGTCCGAGGCCTTGCAGGAGGCCATCCACGGTCTCGCCGGGCACATGATCAACTTCTGACTCGATCGCACCGAGGGCCCGCACAGTCTTCTGTGCGGGCCCTCGTCGTGTCTCACCGGGTTGCTTCCGTGATCCCATGGCGAAGTGCCCGTTCCGGTGGCATCGTGGGGAAGATGACCATGTCGGACAGCACACCAGAAGGATCCGAGGGCGAGTACAGCCTGGACGAAGAGGACCAGCTGCAGCCGGAGGACACGTTGGTCGACCGAGGCGTGGACGACGTTCTCGACGAGGGGTATTCGCCGCCGGAGAAACCACTCGGGCTCGACGCGTTCGGAACGACGGCGGCCGAACAGCGTGAAGGGGAGACCCTCGATCAGCGGCTCGCGGAGGAAGAACCGGATCCGGCGTTCGACGAGGACGACGACGCGGAGATCCTCGACGACAACGAGGTCGGACGGCAGCGGTCGGGCAGGCTTCTCGCCGAGGACGAAGGTTCCGGGCCGGACGAGGAGAAGGATCTCGTGGCGTCCGATATCGGGATCGACGGGGGAGCGGCGTCGGCCGAGGAAGCCGCGGTCCACATCGTGGACGACGAGTCTGATCTCGACGATCTCAGCTGACGCCGCGACCGGCGTCGTACCTCTCCTGCGCCGCCAGGACGTCGGGTACGCGTGATTCGACCAGCTCGATGAGGCCGATGAGGCGTGAGCCGATCTCGGCGCCGAGCGGCGTGAGGCTGTATTCGACCTTCGGTGGAATCGCTTCGAGCACTTCGCGAATCACCAGGCCGTCTCGTTCGAGTGCCTGCAACGTCTGCGACAGCATGCGCTCGCTGACGCCGTCGACGCGTCGGCGGAGTGCGCTGAAGCGGTAGCTGCCCTCGGTCAGTGCCGCGAGCGCGAGCACTCCCCACCGGCCGGTGACGGTCTGCAGTGTTTCGCGCGAGGCGCAGTCTCGCGCGAAGACGTCGGCTTCGAGGGTGCGGTCTTCGCTTTCCTGTGCTGGGTGCGCGTGCTCGGACATGCGTCCAGACTACCGCACGCAGAAGAAGCACTTACGTAACTGTTTGCACTTACGAAAAATTAGTGCATGATGGAAAGTGAGCTTGATCGTCAACTCGCACCACTACGCGCTAGGAGTTCGTCATGACCATCGCCGTCACAGGAGCAACCGGACACCTCGGACGCCTCGTCGTCGAGGCACTGCTCGACAAAGGCACACCTGCCGCCGACATCGTCGCCGTGGTCCGCACCCCGGCCAAGGCCGCGGACCTGGCCGACAAGGGCGTCGATGTCCGCCAGGCGGAGTACGGCGACCGCGCCGCATTGGAGAAGGCGTTCGCCGGCGTCGACAAGCTGCTGCTCGTCTCGGGCAGTGACATCGGGCAACGGATTGCCCAGCACACCAACGTGATCGACGCCGCGGAGGCCGCCGGGGTCGGATTCCTCGCCTACACCAGCATCCTCGATGCGCAGAACTCTCCGCTCGGACTGGCCGTGGAACACCGTGGCACCGAGGACCGGCTGGCGACATCCGGAATCGACTTCGCCCTGCTCCGCAACGGCTGGTACTGGGAGAACTACCTCGGCAGCATTCCCGCGGCGCGTGAGACCGGTGCCCTGTTCGGCAGTGCCGGAACGGGTGTCGTGGCCGCGGCCGCCCGGAAGGACTACGCCGAGGCCGCCGCCGCGGTCCTGCTCGCCGACGCGCAGGCCGGCAAGGTATACGAACTCGGCGGCGACGAGCGCCTGACGTACAGCGAACTGGCCGACGTCATTTCCGGGGTACTCGGAAAGCCGGTGTCGTACAAGGATCTTCCGCAGTCCGAGTACGCTGCGGTGCTCGAGGGCGCCGGACTGCCCGCGCCGATCGCGAGCATGCTCGCCGACTCCGATGCGGGAGTGGCGGCCGGCGCCCTCGACACCGAGAGCGGTGACCTCCAGAGGCTGATCGGCCGCAAGTCGACCCCGGCCGCCCAAGCCTTCGGCCTGTGAGTACTTATTGACCGCCCGCGGTTTGATAAGTACTCACGGGGCGCGAAGCGGCAGCCGCGAGATATGCGACCCAACTCCCGAACTCGGTGATGTCGGTGGCCCCGTCGACCGCGTCGTGGGTGCAGCTGAAGCCCACCACGACGCGGCCGTCGGACAATTCGACGCTGGTCAGCGCCATCGGGGCGGGCAGGGCCGCCAGGAAGGTGCCCAGGCCTGCGGGTGACACTCGGAACAGTTCGCCGGCGATCTCGGCTCCCGCGCCGGGACCGCGGCGGACGAGACCGGGTTTGGGCGGGGTCGTGGCGAGCGCAGTGAGCCGATACGCGTCCGTGGTGGTGACGGTGCCGAAAAACCGTGCGCCGATGTCCTCGAGCTGGAAATGCAGGGGCTGACCGCGCAGGTGCGCGCCGAACACCGCGAGTTCGACACCGCCCTCGACGAGGGCGGGCGCGGGGACGCCGACGAGCCGGGCCGCCAGATCCACGGCGACCTGATCCGCGAACGCCGGCACCACGACCATGACGCCGAACGGGTCGCCGGCAGCGGTCGGGACGCCGGGGACCGCGACGGCCGCCATGTCGAGCAGGTTGCAGAAGTTCGTGTAGGTGCCCATCCTCCGGTTGATCTGGATCGGATCCGCCTGCACGGCAGCAATGGTCGGGTGTTCGGTGGTGGTGGGCAGGAGGAGGCCGTCGAAACCGGTCAGCAGTTCCCGGGTCCGTGCCTTGACGCGGGCGAGGGTGTCGAGGTCGGCGGCGAATTCATGGCCCGCCGGTTTCCTCGCCGACTCGACGATGGCGGTGACCACCGGGTCTGCCCCTGCAGGCGCGGTGTCGAGGAATTGCCCGACCGCGGTGTACCGCTCGGCGACGACAGCGCCGTCGTACAGCAGCCGCGCCGCCTCGAGCAGCGGGGAGATGTCGACCGCCTCGACGGCGAACCCACGGTCCGTCACCGACGTCACCGTGGCGTCGAACGCCGCCCGGTATTGCGGTGTCAGCAGCGCGAGATCCGCTTTCGTGGGAATCGCGACGCGCGGCTGCGCGGGGGCGGCGAGCCTGACGTCGGAGGGCCACGCGCGGCTGCGCGGGTCCGCGGTCGCCGGACCGGACATGATGCGAGCGGCGGTCACGGCCGTGTCGAGTTCGGTGGCGAAGACGGTGACGCAGTCGTAGTCGACGCACGCGGGAACCACGCCGTCGGCCGGGATGACGCCGAGAGTCGCCTTGATTCCGACGAGACCGTTGAACGCGGCCGGGACCCGGCCGGATCCCGCTGTGTCGGTGCCGATTCCGATGTCGGCGATGCCGAGTGCGACGGCGACCGCCGAACCCGAGCTGGATCCACCCGACACCCGTTCGGGATCCCACGAGCACCGGACGGCGCCGTACGGACTGCGCGTCCCGACCAGCCCGGTCGCGAACTGGTCGAGGTTCGTCTTCCCGAGGACGACGGCGCCCTGTTCGACCAGTCGGCGCACGGCGGTCGCGGTGACGTCCGGAAGGTAGACGAACTCGGGGCACGCCGCGGACGTGGGCAGTCCGGCGACGTCGATGTTGTCCTTGACCGCCACGACCTTCCCGGCCAGGGGGAGACGTTCGCCGGCGTCGAGACGGGCTTGCACGGCAACGGCATCGGCGTGCACGTCCGCGACGGGCCGGAGGGTGATCCACACCTCGGGGCGGTCGACCTCGGCGATGCGCCGGAAGGCGTCCTCGACACGGTCAATGGGGGAGAGGGTGGTCTGTCCGCGGTTCACGGCATCGACAGTCATCAGTTTTCTGCTCCAATCACGACGAGTGGGGTGCCCGGTTCGACGATCGCGCCCGGTGACACGAGGACCTCGAGGACCGTTCCGGAGGACGGGAACGCGACCGGCATCTCGAGTTTCATCGCCTCGAGCACCACCGCGTTCTGTCCGGCTTCGATGCGTTGCCCGGCCTCGACCTCGACACGCCACACGCTTCCGACCATGGGCGCCTCGACGACGGCCGCACCGGACGGAAATTCGCCCCGTGCGGACGGTTCGGGAGCAGGCGTCTGTTCGACGCGGTCGAATTCGCCCGACGCCCGCCACGCCGCCTTCTCGGTGTCGAACGCCGCGGACTGGCGTGCGTCGAATTCGGCGATGGATCGCGCGTTGTCCTGCAGGAACTTCAGGTGGTCGGCGAACGCGAACGTGCCGTCGGAGATCTCCGCGTCGAACCGCCCGACCACCGCCTGCGCGCGGTACTCACGCAACTGCTCAGGGGTGACGGGTTCCCACACGATGCGGTCGAAGAACCGGAACATCCACGGCTTGCCCTCGTCGAACGGGCGGTGCTGCCGGTACCCGGACCAGATCGGGACGGTGCGGCCGATCAACTGATACCCGCCCGGCGACTCCATGCCGTAGACGCACAGGTACTTGCCGCCGATACCGACGGCGTCGGACGGCGTCCAGGTGCGCGCCGGGTTGTACTTGGTGGTGACCAGGCGGTGCCGCGGGTCGAGGGGCACCGCCAGGGGCGCGCCGAGGTAGACGTCGCCGAGCCCGAGCACCAGGTACTCGGCGTCGAACACGGCATCGCGGACGTCGTCGATGCTGTCCAAACCGTTGATGCGCCGGATGAACTCGGTGTTCGACGGCAGCCACGGCGCCTCGTCGCGGACACCGTTGCGGTAGCGGTCGATGGCCTCCGCGATGGACGGGTCGTCGAACGACAGCGGCAACCGGACCGTCCGGCTCGGGACCACCAGATCGTGCGTCGCCGGCAGCAGTTCCTCGATGTCCTGCAGGGTGTCGAGGAGTCGGCGGGCCGGAAGGACGTCGGCGTCGAAGTGCAGGTGCAGCGACCGGACACCCGGCGTGATGTCGATGATGCCGGGGACGCGGCGCCGGACCAGCGCCTCCGACAGCGCATGGACGCGCATGCGGAGCCCGAGATCGAGTTCGCGGGCGCCGTACTCGACGAGGATGTTGTCGTCGCCGCCGCGCAGATACACGACCTCCGGTCGGCCCAGTATCGGGGCGATGCGGTGCAGCACCCCACCATCGCCGATCGTCGCCCGGGTGGCGGCGGGCGGAACATCCAGGCGTCGAGCCGAATCCGATGCCCTCAGCACGTGCGCCCCGTCGTCGGAGACCGCGATGAACCGCACCCGGTCGCCGGGGCGGATCTGCCCCAGCTTCCAGCGGTGCGCCTTCACGACGGTGAGGGGGCACGCGAAGCCGCCGAGGCTGGGACCGTCGGGTCCGAGCAGGATCGGGGTGTCACCGGAGACGTTGAGGGCGCCGATGCTGTACGGGTTGTCGTGCAGATTCGACGGATGCAGCCCGGCGTCGCCGCCGTCGGTCCGGGACCAGACCGGCTTGGGTCCGTCGAGCCGCAGTCCGGTGCGGTTGGCGTGAGCCTGGACCTTCCAGGTGGTGTCGTAGAACTGCGCCATGTCGGCGTCGGTGAAGTAGGTGGGCGCCGGTTGAGGTCCCTCGGTGACGGCGAGATGCCACTCGTGGGTGAGCTCGGGGCGGAAGTCCAGCGGGACGGGCTGGGGCGCAGCGAGTCGCGCGGTGTTCTCGAACAGCGAGTCGTCGAACAGGCCCAGGACGTCGCCGACGGTGACGGCCTTGCCGGTGATGCCGCCGAACCCGCCGAGCGTGAACGTCGATGCGCTTCCGTGATAGAGCGGCGCGTCGATGCCGCCGCGGAACGCGATGTACGTGCGCAGACCCGTGTCGCGCGGAGTGCCGATGTCGAGCACGGCTCCGGCAGGCACTTCCACCGGTTCCCACAGAGGGATCGGCTCGTCGTCGAGGGTGACCGGGGTGTCGGCGCCGCCCACGCAGATCACGGTGGCGTCCGAGAACACGAGGCGCGGCCCCTGCAGGGTGCATTCGAGTCCCGGTGCGCCGGCCGGATTGCCGACGGCGGTGTTGACGAGCTGGAACGACAGGTCGTCCATCGGTCCCGACGGCGGAATCCCGACCTCCCACAGACCGATTCGGCCCGGATGGTCCTGCACCGTGGTCATGGTTCCGGCGCGGAGCACGTCCACGCGGCGGCCGGTGGGTCGCAGATCGGCCAGCGATCGCGTGGTGTGCTCGGCGGCCAGCACCGTGTCCGCGGCGCAGATCCGCCGCAGCTGGGGCAGGTTGGTCTGGACCCCGTAGATGTGCGTGTCCCCGAGCGCCTCGGCGAGGGCGGCGAACGCCGCCGTGCGCCGGTGCCCGCGGGTGATCACCTTCGCCAGCATCGGGTCGTAGTGAGCACTCACCTCGGTGCCCGTGTCGACCCACGTCTCCACCCGTGTGTGAGCCGGGAACTCGACGCCGGTGAGTCGTCCGGCGCAGGGGCGGTAGTCGTGGCCGGGGTCCTCGGCGTAGATGCGCGCCTCCACGGCGGTTCCGGTGATCTCGGGTCCGGAGTCGGGCAGCCCGTCCAGCATGGACCCGTCACCGCGGGCGAGCCGCAGCATCCACTCGACGAGGTCGATTCCGGTGACTTCTTCGGTCACCGGGTGCTCGACCTGCAGTCGGGTGTTCATCTCGAGGAACGACGCCTCACCCCGGTCCACGTCGTAGACGAACTCGACGGTGCCCGCGGACCGGTAGTTCACCGACGACGCAAGGCGGCGCGACGAACTGAGAAGCTGCTCGACCAGGTCGTCGGGGAGTCCGGGTGCCGGGGCCTCCTCGACTACCTTCTGGTTGCGGCGCTGCAGTGAACAGTCGCGGGTGCCGAGGCTGATCGTGCGGCCGAGGCCGTCGCCGAACACCTGCACCTC
It includes:
- the uca gene encoding urea carboxylase, with the protein product MSTGMNTPTIEYSFDTLLVANRGEIACRIMRTAHLLGLKTVAVYSDADSAAAHVEMADVAVRLGPAPAHESYLRADAVVEAALATGAGAIHPGYGFLSENDTFAAAAEAAGIAFVGPTPEQLCTFGNKHTAREAARAVGVPLVAGSGLLDSADAALSAASDIGYPVMIKAVGGGGGIGMQACADAAELREAYDRVQRLAQANFSSSGVFLERFVARARHIEVQVFGDGLGRTISLGTRDCSLQRRNQKVVEEAPAPGLPDDLVEQLLSSSRRLASSVNYRSAGTVEFVYDVDRGEASFLEMNTRLQVEHPVTEEVTGIDLVEWMLRLARGDGSMLDGLPDSGPEITGTAVEARIYAEDPGHDYRPCAGRLTGVEFPAHTRVETWVDTGTEVSAHYDPMLAKVITRGHRRTAAFAALAEALGDTHIYGVQTNLPQLRRICAADTVLAAEHTTRSLADLRPTGRRVDVLRAGTMTTVQDHPGRIGLWEVGIPPSGPMDDLSFQLVNTAVGNPAGAPGLECTLQGPRLVFSDATVICVGGADTPVTLDDEPIPLWEPVEVPAGAVLDIGTPRDTGLRTYIAFRGGIDAPLYHGSASTFTLGGFGGITGKAVTVGDVLGLFDDSLFENTARLAAPQPVPLDFRPELTHEWHLAVTEGPQPAPTYFTDADMAQFYDTTWKVQAHANRTGLRLDGPKPVWSRTDGGDAGLHPSNLHDNPYSIGALNVSGDTPILLGPDGPSLGGFACPLTVVKAHRWKLGQIRPGDRVRFIAVSDDGAHVLRASDSARRLDVPPAATRATIGDGGVLHRIAPILGRPEVVYLRGGDDNILVEYGARELDLGLRMRVHALSEALVRRRVPGIIDITPGVRSLHLHFDADVLPARRLLDTLQDIEELLPATHDLVVPSRTVRLPLSFDDPSIAEAIDRYRNGVRDEAPWLPSNTEFIRRINGLDSIDDVRDAVFDAEYLVLGLGDVYLGAPLAVPLDPRHRLVTTKYNPARTWTPSDAVGIGGKYLCVYGMESPGGYQLIGRTVPIWSGYRQHRPFDEGKPWMFRFFDRIVWEPVTPEQLREYRAQAVVGRFDAEISDGTFAFADHLKFLQDNARSIAEFDARQSAAFDTEKAAWRASGEFDRVEQTPAPEPSARGEFPSGAAVVEAPMVGSVWRVEVEAGQRIEAGQNAVVLEAMKLEMPVAFPSSGTVLEVLVSPGAIVEPGTPLVVIGAEN